The following coding sequences are from one Acidimicrobiales bacterium window:
- a CDS encoding LLM class flavin-dependent oxidoreductase, protein MRLSVVDQSPVSEGSSPARALANSIDLARRCDAWGYTRYWLAEHHASEMLAGPAPEVLIARLAAETERIRLGSGGVMLPHYSPFKVAEAFQVLEALYPGRIDLGIGRAPGTTPLVSHALQRTRTDGPVHDDFASQLVELLAWLGDGFPSTHPYSRIELAPTTESAPAVWLLGSSPWSAAAAAQLALPYCFAGFINPDPARACLAAYRERYDIGAGGGPKPVAMLALGAVVADTDEEAARLMMSSRALRHRITHGRRGPIPSPDDAIVELGQEPKPMPDGQADWPRYVYGRPGVVVERLAQIAAEAEVDELMVVTITHDHEARCRSYELLAKELLG, encoded by the coding sequence ATGCGTCTGTCCGTCGTCGACCAGTCACCCGTCTCGGAAGGATCGAGCCCGGCGCGAGCGTTGGCGAACAGCATCGACCTCGCCCGCCGGTGCGACGCCTGGGGCTACACCCGCTACTGGCTGGCGGAGCACCATGCCAGCGAGATGTTGGCCGGGCCCGCTCCGGAAGTGCTCATCGCGCGGCTGGCGGCCGAGACCGAGCGCATCCGCCTGGGTAGCGGCGGGGTGATGTTGCCCCACTACAGCCCGTTCAAGGTGGCCGAGGCGTTCCAAGTGCTCGAAGCGCTGTACCCCGGCCGCATCGACCTCGGCATCGGCCGCGCGCCCGGCACCACGCCGCTGGTCAGCCACGCGTTGCAGCGCACCCGGACCGACGGGCCGGTCCACGACGACTTCGCTTCGCAGCTCGTCGAACTGCTCGCGTGGCTGGGCGACGGCTTCCCGTCGACCCACCCGTACTCGCGCATCGAGCTGGCGCCCACCACGGAGTCCGCGCCTGCGGTCTGGTTGCTCGGGTCGAGCCCGTGGAGCGCCGCCGCGGCGGCACAACTGGCGCTGCCGTACTGCTTCGCGGGGTTCATCAACCCCGACCCGGCCCGCGCCTGCCTCGCCGCGTACCGCGAGCGCTACGACATCGGGGCCGGAGGAGGGCCCAAACCCGTGGCGATGCTCGCCCTCGGCGCGGTGGTGGCCGACACCGACGAGGAAGCGGCACGCCTGATGATGTCGTCGCGGGCGCTCCGCCATCGGATCACCCACGGTCGCCGCGGACCGATCCCGAGCCCCGACGATGCCATCGTCGAGCTCGGCCAGGAGCCCAAGCCGATGCCCGACGGCCAGGCGGACTGGCCCCGCTATGTGTACGGCCGGCCCGGGGTCGTGGTGGAGCGGCTCGCGCAGATCGCCGCTGAAGCGGAGGTCGACGAGTTGATGGTGGTGACGATCACCCACGATCACGAGGCGCGCTGCCGCTCGTACGAGCTGCTCGCCAAGGAGCTGCTGGGCTGA
- a CDS encoding DUF6351 family protein: MRRHTTLPIAALAVAALLAVVPGTSSAATRATPGSASSGPVTVAGDDFTTQAPGLAPGQLELTTISTRPALVSGPEARTELRGVDPTDQVTVTRDGTDVTAAFVPVPGRAGVLQGLVDGLHLGDNLLEATATGSRYGTRTVRLVITDHSLQGPVISGPHQYPFVCHTAQSGLGPPQSRDCVVPTQVHWFAADALGNFTQLADPYAPYPSGTATTKVDGRTVPLVVRVESIVINRGIARLAVLDDPAKRGPHAPFTASEWNHKLLWHFGESCGTGFNQGASHETDVFGQLTSISTENLAGPLMDLSSRLRDGWMIGQSSLTTFGVHCNQVLSAETLMMTKEHVVDEYGPVRHTVGAGASGGAIQQYTIGDQYPGLLDAGTPILSFPDVLTTAMTVHDCVLFQRVFRNDPNRWTATKQIAVTGLATPQVCNDWVDLFGDNLKPDNCPGEIPDADRYDKVKNPDGVRCDLQDDLVNVVGRDPTTGMANRPVDNEGVQYGLVALRDGVITPDDFVTLNQQMGGIDLDGNHQAARTTMSPAVAANAYRNGFVTGHGAITEMPVIDQAVPVSDVVPALDIHDQIRPYETQARLVARSGSHGSQAIWNGVPYPGNAIVTADQWLDRLDAVLQANPLLSRAQAVAESAPADAVNQCRLVVAGVPVACNQGVLRHSGPRQAAGGPFTEDDILCRRQPVTAATEPAALSPAQVDALRKLFPDGVCDWSKPSVGYTPAALTWQRYTTPGKSVTVPYTLARSQVPGPGGAAQGAERSNPDAGSTPSRTPSGTLAFTGDDTAHRWWLGAVLLGAAALVGLSRRWLGRAKGAG; encoded by the coding sequence ATGCGCCGTCACACGACCTTGCCGATCGCCGCGCTGGCCGTCGCCGCCTTGCTCGCGGTGGTGCCCGGCACCTCGTCGGCAGCCACCCGAGCGACGCCCGGATCCGCGAGCAGTGGACCAGTCACCGTGGCCGGCGACGACTTCACGACCCAGGCACCAGGCCTTGCGCCCGGCCAACTGGAGCTGACCACGATCTCCACGCGGCCCGCGCTGGTGTCCGGGCCCGAGGCGAGGACCGAGCTGCGCGGGGTCGACCCCACCGACCAGGTGACCGTCACCCGCGACGGCACCGACGTGACTGCGGCGTTCGTGCCGGTGCCCGGACGCGCCGGCGTGTTGCAAGGCCTCGTCGACGGACTGCACCTCGGCGACAACCTGCTCGAGGCCACGGCCACCGGGTCCCGCTACGGCACACGCACCGTGCGGCTCGTGATCACCGACCACTCCCTGCAAGGTCCGGTCATCTCGGGTCCGCACCAGTATCCGTTCGTCTGCCACACCGCGCAGTCGGGCCTCGGGCCGCCACAGAGCCGCGATTGCGTGGTCCCGACCCAGGTCCACTGGTTCGCAGCCGACGCGCTCGGCAACTTCACCCAGCTTGCCGACCCGTACGCGCCCTATCCCTCCGGGACGGCCACCACGAAGGTCGATGGTCGCACGGTGCCGCTGGTCGTGCGGGTGGAGTCGATCGTGATCAACCGCGGCATCGCCCGCCTCGCCGTGCTCGACGACCCGGCCAAGCGCGGGCCGCACGCGCCGTTCACCGCGTCGGAGTGGAACCACAAGCTGCTGTGGCACTTCGGCGAGTCGTGCGGCACGGGCTTCAATCAGGGCGCCAGCCACGAGACCGACGTCTTCGGCCAGCTCACCAGCATCAGCACCGAGAACTTGGCGGGACCGCTGATGGACCTGAGCAGCCGGCTACGCGACGGCTGGATGATCGGCCAGTCGTCGCTGACCACGTTCGGCGTCCACTGCAACCAGGTGCTGTCGGCCGAGACGCTGATGATGACCAAGGAGCACGTGGTCGACGAATACGGGCCCGTCCGGCACACGGTCGGTGCGGGCGCGTCGGGCGGCGCGATCCAGCAGTACACGATCGGCGACCAGTACCCCGGCCTGCTCGACGCGGGGACGCCGATCCTGTCGTTCCCCGACGTGTTGACCACGGCGATGACCGTCCACGACTGCGTCTTGTTCCAGCGCGTGTTCCGCAACGACCCGAACCGGTGGACGGCCACCAAGCAGATCGCCGTCACCGGACTGGCCACCCCGCAGGTCTGCAACGACTGGGTCGACCTGTTCGGCGACAACTTGAAGCCGGACAACTGCCCGGGTGAGATCCCCGACGCCGACCGCTACGACAAGGTGAAGAACCCCGATGGCGTGCGCTGCGACCTGCAAGACGATCTGGTGAACGTGGTGGGCCGCGACCCGACCACCGGGATGGCCAACCGGCCGGTCGACAACGAAGGCGTGCAGTACGGCCTCGTTGCGCTCCGCGACGGCGTCATCACGCCCGACGACTTCGTCACGTTGAACCAGCAGATGGGCGGCATCGACCTCGACGGCAACCACCAGGCCGCTCGCACCACCATGTCGCCGGCCGTCGCAGCCAACGCCTACCGCAACGGCTTCGTGACCGGCCACGGCGCCATCACCGAGATGCCGGTGATCGACCAGGCGGTCCCGGTGAGCGACGTCGTCCCCGCGCTCGACATCCACGACCAGATCCGGCCGTACGAGACACAAGCGCGGCTGGTCGCGAGGTCCGGGTCGCACGGATCCCAGGCCATCTGGAACGGGGTGCCGTATCCCGGCAACGCGATCGTGACGGCCGACCAATGGCTCGACCGACTCGACGCCGTGCTGCAGGCGAACCCCCTGCTCAGCCGGGCACAAGCCGTGGCCGAGTCGGCGCCAGCCGACGCCGTCAACCAGTGCCGGCTGGTGGTCGCGGGCGTCCCCGTCGCCTGCAACCAAGGGGTGCTGCGCCACTCCGGTCCCCGCCAGGCAGCCGGGGGGCCGTTCACCGAGGACGACATCTTGTGCCGGCGCCAACCGGTGACCGCGGCCACCGAGCCGGCCGCGCTGTCGCCCGCCCAGGTCGACGCGCTGCGCAAGCTGTTCCCCGACGGCGTGTGCGACTGGTCGAAGCCATCGGTGGGCTACACCCCGGCGGCGCTCACGTGGCAGCGCTACACCACACCCGGCAAGTCGGTGACGGTGCCGTACACCCTCGCCCGCTCGCAAGTGCCGGGGCCGGGCGGCGCCGCGCAGGGCGCCGAACGATCGAACCCCGACGCGGGGTCAACGCCGAGCCGCACACCATCGGGCACGCTGGCGTTCACCGGCGACGACACGGCCCACCGTTGGTGGCTCGGTGCGGTCCTGCTCGGCGCCGCCGCGCTGGTCGGGCTCAGCCGGAGATGGCTGGGTCGAGCCAAGGGAGCGGGTTGA
- the hrpB gene encoding ATP-dependent helicase HrpB, whose protein sequence is MPAPPPLTDLPVEDVVTDVRAALADPGLAVLEAPPGAGKTTIIPLRLLDEPWLAGQRTVVLEPRRVAARAAARRMSTLVGDEPGGLVGWRTRIDRSVSDRTRVEVVTEGIVTRRLQHDPALAGVGLLVFDEFHERNLQADLGLALALEARATVRPDLRILVMSATLDGGRVATLLGGSGPAAPVIVSEGRTHPVEIRWLPRHRNDRLEDAMAAAIGTAVRERTDGVLAFLPGAGEIRRVADRLSGSELPPGIEVHPLYGALPAVEQDAALAPPSPGIRKVVLATDLAESSLTVEGIGVVIDSGLARAPRFDPRSGMTRLTTISISRASADQRAGRAGRTGPGIAWRLWSKVEHAARRPHRDPEIAQVDLAGLALELAAWGTPVEQLGFLDPPPARALTEARNLLRELDALDPDGKVTAAGKAMADLPLHPRLAHMVQAAAPDDRWLACVLASLLDDRDVLRGRVDELPADLELRVALLDDPSRSHPALDGRSVRAARDRAHDVARRLGVIPHPLHDPLGRTGRVLALAYPDRVAQRRGSPGRFRLRSGPGAWVPPTDPLAAHELVVAADLDGKRRDARIRLGAALDPGDLDGLFGDQIETREVLTWDRDRDDLVVRTDRRLGSLQLAATERKPTPGPTTVEALVGRVRATRLAALHWTDDARSVQQRVAFLRRTFDTDWPDLDDRELLRRLDDWLAPFLQHATGRRDLDVLDIGLALRTLLPFDQQLQLDDLAPTRLTLPNGRTATIDYAGERPMASARVQAFFGSGDQPTVAGGRVPVVLQLLSPADRPIQTTSDLAGFWSGSWAEVRKDMAGRYPKHDWPEHPGP, encoded by the coding sequence GTGCCCGCGCCGCCACCGCTCACCGACCTACCTGTCGAGGACGTGGTGACCGACGTGCGCGCCGCGCTGGCCGATCCCGGGCTGGCCGTCCTCGAGGCGCCACCGGGCGCGGGCAAGACCACGATCATCCCGCTGCGCCTGCTCGACGAGCCCTGGTTGGCCGGGCAGCGGACCGTGGTGCTGGAGCCCCGCCGGGTGGCGGCGCGCGCCGCCGCCCGGCGCATGTCCACGCTCGTGGGCGACGAGCCGGGCGGCCTGGTCGGGTGGCGCACCCGGATCGACCGGTCCGTCAGCGACCGCACCCGCGTCGAGGTCGTCACCGAAGGGATCGTCACCCGCCGCCTGCAGCACGACCCGGCGCTCGCGGGCGTCGGGCTGCTCGTGTTCGACGAGTTCCACGAACGGAACTTGCAGGCTGACCTCGGGCTGGCGCTCGCGCTCGAAGCCCGCGCCACGGTGCGCCCGGACCTGCGGATCCTCGTCATGTCCGCGACCCTCGACGGCGGCCGGGTCGCGACGCTGCTCGGCGGATCCGGACCCGCCGCGCCCGTGATCGTGAGCGAAGGCCGCACCCACCCTGTCGAGATCCGCTGGCTGCCGCGCCACCGCAATGACCGCCTCGAAGACGCCATGGCAGCTGCCATCGGCACCGCCGTGCGTGAGCGCACCGACGGCGTCCTGGCGTTCCTGCCCGGGGCCGGGGAGATCCGCCGCGTGGCCGACCGTCTCTCGGGCTCCGAGCTCCCGCCCGGCATCGAGGTGCATCCTCTGTACGGCGCCCTGCCCGCCGTCGAACAGGACGCCGCGCTGGCGCCGCCGTCGCCCGGCATCCGCAAAGTCGTGCTGGCCACCGACCTCGCCGAGTCGAGCCTGACGGTCGAGGGCATCGGCGTCGTCATCGACAGCGGGCTGGCCCGCGCGCCCCGGTTCGATCCCCGCAGCGGCATGACCCGGCTCACGACCATCTCGATCTCCCGGGCATCCGCCGATCAGCGCGCCGGCCGAGCCGGGCGCACCGGACCCGGCATCGCGTGGCGCTTGTGGTCCAAGGTCGAGCACGCCGCGCGCCGTCCCCACCGCGATCCCGAGATCGCCCAAGTCGACTTGGCCGGCCTCGCCCTCGAGCTGGCGGCATGGGGTACGCCCGTGGAGCAACTCGGGTTCTTGGATCCGCCGCCGGCCCGGGCCTTGACCGAAGCGCGCAACCTGCTGCGGGAGCTCGACGCCCTCGACCCCGACGGGAAGGTCACCGCGGCCGGCAAAGCGATGGCCGACCTGCCGCTCCACCCACGGCTGGCCCACATGGTGCAGGCGGCAGCGCCCGACGACCGCTGGCTGGCTTGCGTGCTGGCGTCGCTGCTCGACGACCGAGACGTGCTGCGCGGCCGCGTCGACGAGCTCCCCGCCGACCTCGAGCTCCGCGTCGCCCTGCTCGACGATCCGAGCCGCTCACATCCCGCGCTCGACGGACGCAGCGTGCGGGCGGCGCGCGACCGCGCCCACGATGTCGCTCGCCGGCTCGGCGTGATCCCCCACCCACTCCACGATCCCCTCGGCCGGACCGGCCGGGTACTGGCGCTCGCGTACCCCGACCGCGTCGCACAACGGCGAGGCAGCCCGGGCCGCTTCCGCCTCCGCAGCGGGCCAGGTGCCTGGGTACCGCCCACCGACCCGTTGGCCGCCCACGAGCTCGTGGTGGCCGCCGACCTCGACGGCAAGCGCAGGGACGCGCGCATCCGTCTCGGTGCCGCGCTCGACCCCGGCGACCTCGATGGCCTGTTCGGCGACCAGATCGAGACCCGCGAGGTGCTCACCTGGGACCGGGACCGCGACGATCTGGTGGTGCGGACGGATCGCCGCCTCGGCTCCCTCCAGCTTGCCGCCACCGAACGCAAGCCGACGCCTGGGCCGACGACCGTCGAGGCGCTCGTGGGGCGGGTGCGCGCCACGCGCCTCGCAGCGCTCCATTGGACCGACGACGCCCGCAGCGTGCAACAACGCGTCGCGTTCCTGCGCCGCACCTTCGACACCGACTGGCCCGACCTCGACGACCGGGAGCTGCTGCGCCGCCTCGACGACTGGTTGGCGCCGTTCCTCCAGCACGCCACGGGCCGCCGCGACCTCGATGTGCTCGACATCGGGCTCGCGTTGCGCACGTTGCTGCCGTTCGACCAGCAGCTCCAGCTCGACGATCTCGCCCCCACCCGTCTCACCCTGCCCAACGGCCGCACCGCCACGATCGATTACGCGGGTGAACGGCCCATGGCGTCGGCCCGGGTGCAGGCGTTCTTCGGCTCGGGTGACCAGCCGACCGTGGCAGGTGGCCGGGTCCCCGTGGTGCTGCAGCTGCTGTCGCCGGCCGACCGACCGATCCAGACCACCAGCGATCTCGCCGGGTTCTGGTCCGGCTCGTGGGCCGAGGTCCGCAAAGACATGGCGGGCCGCTACCCCAAGCACGACTGGCCTGAGCACCCAGGCCCCTGA
- the mutM gene encoding bifunctional DNA-formamidopyrimidine glycosylase/DNA-(apurinic or apyrimidinic site) lyase, whose amino-acid sequence MPELPEVETIRGQLEPMVSGRQIVESWAFPSGKFTDARTATGAAIEGIRRRGKYLLGDLDDGRELIVHLGMTGQLRVVEAHDPMAGDVDADSFTRAWWRFDDGDRLVFRDVRRFGRIAVVDAGRYDGLPTLAALGPEPFDPSFTAAGLHAALARSSVRIKTQLLGQRVVAGVGNIYADEALWAAKINPSARTLSRPRAAALHAALIEALSAGLRNRGTTLRDYRGADGEAGSNQHALNCYGRAGKPCRRCGAPLRRKVVDARGTTWCPTCQR is encoded by the coding sequence GTGCCCGAGCTGCCCGAGGTCGAGACCATCCGAGGCCAGCTCGAACCCATGGTGAGCGGCCGTCAGATCGTCGAGAGCTGGGCGTTCCCCAGTGGCAAGTTCACCGACGCCCGCACCGCCACCGGGGCGGCGATCGAGGGCATCCGGCGGCGCGGCAAGTACTTGTTGGGCGATCTCGACGACGGCCGGGAGCTCATCGTGCACCTCGGCATGACGGGACAGCTCCGGGTGGTCGAAGCGCACGACCCGATGGCGGGCGACGTCGACGCAGACTCCTTCACGCGTGCGTGGTGGCGCTTCGACGACGGCGACCGTCTGGTGTTTCGCGACGTACGCCGCTTCGGTCGGATCGCCGTGGTCGACGCGGGCCGCTACGACGGCCTTCCCACCCTCGCCGCGCTGGGGCCCGAGCCGTTCGACCCGTCGTTCACGGCCGCAGGCCTGCATGCCGCGCTGGCTCGGTCGTCGGTCCGGATCAAGACCCAGCTGCTCGGTCAGCGGGTGGTGGCCGGCGTCGGCAACATCTACGCCGACGAGGCGTTGTGGGCCGCGAAGATCAACCCGTCGGCCCGCACGTTGTCGCGCCCGCGCGCGGCGGCCCTGCACGCCGCCCTGATCGAAGCGTTGTCCGCGGGACTGCGCAACCGCGGCACCACCTTGCGCGACTACCGCGGCGCCGACGGCGAGGCCGGCAGCAACCAGCACGCCCTCAACTGCTACGGGCGCGCCGGCAAGCCATGCCGACGTTGCGGCGCGCCGTTACGGCGCAAGGTGGTCGACGCGCGCGGCACCACCTGGTGCCCCACTTGCCAACGTTGA
- a CDS encoding aldo/keto reductase, with amino-acid sequence MDMPYRRLGRSGLQVSVLSFGSWVSFGPQLDVGKAAECLGAAYEGGVNFFDNAEAYAGGESERIMGDAIRQLGWPRWSYVVSTKLFWGLNDAPNMRNTLNRKYLRQAIAGSLERFGLDYVDLVFCHRPDPDTPLEETVWAMHDMVERGETLYWGTSEWSAADIRGAWEIAERHHLHKPLMEQPQYNLFERRRVERDYARLYDEIGLGLTTWSPLASGLLTGKYNNGVPEGSRAALPGYEWLRDLVTDPVRNARVQDLAKVADRLDCTLSQLAIAWCAANPHVSTVITGASRVEQVHENLKALDVLDRLDDEVLAEMQSIVR; translated from the coding sequence ATGGACATGCCATATCGCCGTCTCGGTCGTTCCGGTCTGCAAGTGAGCGTGCTGTCGTTCGGGTCGTGGGTGAGCTTCGGCCCCCAGCTCGACGTCGGGAAGGCCGCCGAGTGCCTCGGCGCGGCCTACGAGGGTGGCGTGAACTTCTTCGACAATGCCGAGGCGTACGCCGGCGGCGAGTCCGAGCGGATCATGGGCGACGCGATCCGCCAGCTCGGCTGGCCGCGTTGGTCCTATGTGGTGTCCACGAAGCTGTTCTGGGGGCTCAACGACGCGCCGAACATGCGCAACACCTTGAACCGCAAGTACTTGCGTCAGGCCATCGCCGGGTCGCTCGAACGGTTCGGCCTCGACTACGTCGATTTGGTGTTCTGCCACCGACCCGATCCGGACACCCCGCTGGAGGAGACGGTGTGGGCCATGCACGACATGGTCGAGCGCGGCGAGACCCTCTACTGGGGCACTTCGGAGTGGAGCGCGGCGGACATCCGCGGCGCGTGGGAGATCGCCGAGCGCCACCACTTGCACAAGCCGCTCATGGAACAGCCGCAGTACAACTTGTTCGAGCGGCGCCGCGTCGAGCGCGACTACGCCCGCTTGTACGACGAGATCGGCCTCGGTCTCACCACATGGAGCCCGTTGGCCTCGGGCCTGCTCACCGGCAAGTACAACAACGGTGTGCCCGAAGGCAGCCGGGCTGCGTTGCCGGGCTACGAGTGGCTGCGCGACCTGGTGACCGACCCCGTCCGCAACGCCAGAGTCCAGGACCTCGCCAAGGTCGCCGACCGGCTCGACTGCACGCTGTCGCAACTCGCCATCGCATGGTGCGCCGCCAACCCGCACGTGTCGACGGTGATCACGGGCGCCTCGCGGGTCGAGCAGGTGCATGAGAACCTGAAGGCGCTCGACGTGCTGGACCGGCTCGACGACGAAGTCCTTGCCGAGATGCAGTCGATCGTCCGCTGA
- a CDS encoding peptidoglycan DD-metalloendopeptidase family protein, whose amino-acid sequence MAVAAATVAAGGLAVAGSSTPATWAQSAPPAAEGTTTTSTPPTTTSTTAPPTTAPPTSAPRTVTTPKSTSTTAASPTANAPSSATLSAASGAPDLPDGVDPATADAANTLVDAVQSTGVLQAALQRLDGEIITANRQVAASTVREQLAARHVDELGRQRDAAADQVRALALARYVDGGQSGIERVADVLRGRDTSEFSREAALEQVTVDSAQQHYTSASRAYRSAVRERDTTRRQLQGATTERDQIVEERTRTETALQSSQGQIDSLRQQVNLGALVQSNGGSIGSLLAAREAGQLPPPIGPWFAWPLAVMHPGSPFGFRTDPVHGWTAFHAGVDFPQPTGTPIRAPANGTVVIAGPESGYGNCTVIDHGNALATLYGHQSAIIVRPGDEVKRGEVIGYVGSTGKSTGPHLHFEVRVLGKPVNPLPWLDPAISG is encoded by the coding sequence ATGGCGGTCGCCGCTGCGACGGTCGCGGCGGGCGGCCTCGCCGTGGCCGGTTCGTCAACGCCCGCCACGTGGGCGCAGAGCGCCCCGCCTGCCGCAGAAGGCACCACGACCACCTCGACGCCTCCGACCACGACCTCGACCACGGCGCCGCCCACCACCGCGCCCCCGACATCCGCCCCACGCACGGTCACCACGCCCAAGTCCACGAGCACCACCGCCGCGTCGCCCACCGCCAACGCGCCGAGCAGCGCCACCCTTTCGGCTGCGTCCGGCGCGCCCGACCTGCCCGACGGCGTCGATCCGGCCACCGCCGACGCGGCGAACACGCTGGTCGACGCCGTGCAGAGCACGGGAGTCCTGCAAGCAGCGTTGCAACGACTCGACGGCGAGATCATCACCGCGAACCGTCAGGTCGCCGCCAGCACCGTGCGCGAGCAGCTCGCCGCCCGGCATGTCGACGAGTTGGGCCGCCAGCGCGACGCGGCAGCCGACCAGGTCCGGGCGTTGGCGTTGGCTCGCTACGTCGACGGTGGCCAGAGCGGCATCGAGCGGGTGGCCGACGTGCTCCGTGGGCGCGACACCTCCGAGTTCAGCCGGGAAGCTGCGCTGGAGCAGGTCACGGTCGACAGCGCCCAACAGCACTACACCTCTGCTTCGCGTGCTTACCGGAGCGCCGTTCGCGAGCGCGACACGACTCGCCGTCAACTCCAAGGCGCCACGACCGAGCGCGACCAGATCGTCGAAGAGCGCACCCGCACCGAAACCGCGTTGCAGAGCTCGCAAGGCCAGATCGACTCGTTGCGCCAGCAGGTCAATCTCGGCGCGCTCGTGCAGTCAAATGGCGGCAGCATCGGTTCGCTGCTCGCCGCCCGGGAGGCCGGCCAGCTCCCGCCGCCGATCGGACCGTGGTTCGCGTGGCCGTTGGCGGTCATGCATCCGGGTTCGCCGTTCGGCTTCCGCACCGATCCGGTGCACGGTTGGACCGCGTTCCACGCCGGTGTCGACTTCCCACAGCCCACGGGCACGCCCATCCGGGCACCGGCGAACGGTACCGTCGTGATCGCCGGGCCCGAATCGGGTTATGGGAACTGCACGGTCATCGATCACGGCAACGCGCTCGCCACGTTGTACGGCCACCAGTCGGCGATCATCGTGCGCCCGGGCGACGAGGTGAAGCGCGGCGAGGTGATCGGTTACGTAGGGTCCACCGGCAAGTCGACGGGGCCGCACCTCCACTTCGAGGTGCGGGTGCTGGGCAAGCCGGTCAACCCGCTCCCTTGGCTCGACCCAGCCATCTCCGGCTGA
- a CDS encoding SDR family oxidoreductase, producing MGVNGLNVLVTGGGSGIGLGCAEALVAAGATVTIGGRTESRLVEAGERIGARHVVVDVTDEASVVAAVAAATAATGRLDGVVASAGGSETIGPITQIDVEAFRRTLDLNVTGTFLTLKHAGRQMARQGSGSFVGISSIASPLTHRWFGAYGPAKAGIDHLCRAAADELGASGVRVNSIQPGLVDTDLVSFITVGGPVLEDYLECMPVSRVGKPADIAAAALFLLGTESEWVTGQNIAVDGGHTVRRGPDLRAALEPVFGADGLRGLVDPEG from the coding sequence ATGGGAGTGAACGGACTCAACGTGTTGGTCACGGGCGGCGGCAGCGGGATCGGCTTGGGCTGTGCCGAAGCGCTGGTCGCCGCCGGAGCGACGGTCACCATCGGCGGTCGCACCGAGTCGAGGCTGGTCGAAGCGGGGGAGCGCATCGGCGCACGGCACGTGGTCGTGGACGTCACCGATGAAGCTTCGGTGGTCGCCGCGGTGGCGGCCGCCACCGCGGCGACGGGCCGGCTCGACGGTGTGGTCGCGTCGGCCGGGGGGTCTGAGACGATCGGTCCGATCACGCAGATCGACGTGGAGGCCTTCCGTCGCACGCTCGACTTGAACGTCACGGGCACGTTCCTCACGTTGAAGCACGCCGGGCGCCAGATGGCTCGCCAAGGCAGCGGGTCGTTCGTCGGCATCTCGTCGATCGCGTCGCCGTTGACGCACCGCTGGTTCGGCGCGTACGGCCCGGCCAAGGCCGGCATCGACCACTTGTGTCGCGCGGCTGCCGACGAGCTGGGTGCGAGCGGCGTGCGGGTGAACTCCATCCAGCCCGGCCTGGTCGACACCGATCTGGTGTCGTTCATCACGGTCGGCGGGCCCGTGCTCGAGGACTACCTGGAGTGCATGCCGGTGTCGCGGGTCGGCAAGCCCGCCGACATCGCGGCTGCGGCGCTGTTCCTGCTCGGGACCGAGTCCGAGTGGGTGACCGGTCAGAACATCGCCGTCGACGGCGGCCACACCGTCCGCCGTGGCCCCGATCTGCGGGCGGCGCTGGAGCCTGTGTTCGGCGCGGACGGGTTGCGCGGGTTGGTCGACCCGGAGGGCTGA